The segment GGCTGCGTGCGGCCGctgcaagaggaaaacagaCCGTACAGAGCGCCCGCGCTTCCCTCCCGGCGAATCCCgggccccggcccgcccccaGAGCCCGGGGGATGCTGgtcccctgcccaccctggtCCTCGGGAACCGGGGAATAACGGTGttggtgtccctgtccctgtcccggtcccggccccggtcccggtcccggtcccggccccggccccggccccggccccggccccggccccggccccggccccgatCCATACCCGGCAGCCACGCAGACCCGAGTGTTATACAAGCCGTGGGCGTGTGCGAAGGGCGTGCCCACGGGCGTGGCCGCGTCCCGAGGGGCGCGGCTCCACGACCGGGACCGCCCCCCGCACACGGGCGCAGGTGCTGCACCGATGTCCCCGGCGCGCCCAAGGCGCTGCACCTGCCCCGGGAGGGGTGTCAGTGCCCGCTGGTGCCTCCCCTCCGTCCGCCCGGGAACAAGGAAGCAGCTCCAACTACCTTCAGCCATCACTCGGCAGCGTAGTTCCCTGCTGGCACCTTCCCCACGCCCTGTGTCCTCAGGTCTCTTACCTTGCAAGGCGTTGGGGTGCTGGCTTTGGACATGAGTCGGGCCAAGGGAgggctgcccctgctgctgctgagccttgCTGTGCTGGATCTCCCACTGGGTAAGGGCTGAGTGGTATGTGGAGCTatccctggggtggggggatgAGTGACGAGCACCATTCTCCAGGATGGTGGGTGGCCCTGGGGTGACTTTGCCCACAGAAGTGAAACATTTCGAGTGCTGTTTGCTCTCCAACATCTCTGTCCTAGTGAGCAAACACGGCAGTGCTTTATAGAACACAAGCAACAAGCTCTATTTCTTTTACCTCTGATGTGGGTCTCCATCTGGGGAGAGAAGACCTTAGGCTCAGCTGGACCCCTTTGCTGAGCCTTGGTCCTTGCTGGGCTCATTGCCTTTGTGCTACAACTTGCCCAGTAGTACCAAATGGCCCTGCCCAGATGGCAACCTCACTGGGATATACTAGGCCTGGAGAACTTCAAATGCTATCCCAACATTTGCACTTGATGCAAAGAGCAGTCTTGAGTGGAGCACTGGGAATAAACCTGCAGCTTGTACCTCCTGAGTGCCTTGAACTACAGCTGTAGGTCCCCTTCTGCTGCACCATTCAACCCCCTCCCAGAGCTTTTGTGGGCTGCAACAGATTTCTCGTGGACATGCCCTGAGCTGCAAGCTGGGATTTGTTCCTTTGTGGGGCTAGTTCCACAAAGCATTCCCCCGCTGCCATTATTTACACCCACTGCTATCAGTTCCTGACtatctgcagcacagagggtttgtttaaactgctgctgctgcacttccAGACCGTCTCACGGTCACCAGTTCCTGCTTGGCTCTTCCTGTCAGACGGGTTTGTCTGACTTCCTCCAGGGATGGGTGAAGATGGTGGAATGGGTCTTAGGACTGGTGCCTAGAGGTGTTTCTGCCCTGAAACCAGCAATGGCCATGGCTTGTTCCTGCTTTGTCAGGCTGGGGATTTATGTGGTCTGCCTGGCTGATTGTCACGTTGCTATTCAGGGAATCCACGTGCTTGATCCATGCAGGACAGGGAATCCCCACTCCTGACGATCCATGGCTGATGCAAGACTTGGGCAGTTCATGGTGGTAGTAGTATTGCACCTTGCCCAGCATAGCGTGGTCCCAGCCTTTCACTGACAGCCCTTGTGTGCTGTCTCCCATCTCTTTGCAGGGACCACTGCCATGGATATGACAGACCCTACATCCCTGACTCTCCCAACCTCCTTGCGACCCACAGAGACCATGGCACCACTGCCCAACACCAGCTCAAGCACTGCAGCCACCTTcacttcctctcctcctgcaaCCTCCACCCCACAGATGCCAATGGATGCCTTCACATCCAGTGCTTCtacagctcagcagagcagcctggcagcctaCCACATCACCACACCACAGGCAAGGGGCAGCACAGCTCACAGcactcctgtgtcacctgggctGGGACCCACCACCAGCAGtaccccagcagggctggggctcccGACCACCAGCACGCCAACTCCAACCTCCATGGCCATGACACCCATCGGTGACAAGACTACCACTTTCACATCTGTGGGgaccagcacagccctggctgccagctCATTTGGAGCTGAAATGAGCATGCTGCCTCCCTCCACGTCTACTCTTCTTTCCTCCACTGGGGTGGGCACCACGCTTGGCACCAGCACCCACCAAGAGCCAGCCATGACCGCACTGCTTGGCAGCACATCCCCAGGGACCAGCACCACCTCTTCTTCCACCCCCCCAGAAGTGACAGACACTTTAGATGGGCCCTTGACGACCTCATCAGACACCATGACCTCCCTTGTTACCACCACAGAGGTCCCTGGGACCACCCCTGGTACTTCCACCCCAAGAGAACCAGAGACCTCCAGTGACACTGCAGGTGAGTGCAGCTACAGGGCACCCAGAGGGCAGGATCAGGGTGGTAAATCCCCACAGGGTCTCCCATCTTACACAGCCTCTGTAGGCCAGTGGGTGGGTCCCAGGCTGGGGACCTGTGCTGTGGTATGACAGTACTGCTGTGCGGCTGTATGTACACACCCCCTGGACAATCTATGTACCCTGTACCCCAAGGAGTGTGACTGTACCCCAGCAGTCCCCCTGGGCAGCtgtcccctggcagtgctgcttaCTGGGCATCCATATCCTGTCAGTGTGGCTGTATCCTGGTAGCTGTTGCAGGAGCCTTTATCCTGGGACTGCAGATGTACGCTGGTGACAGCCCACTCCGTGCACCTCAaccaggacagggacactgtACCCTGCCCCAGTACCCCTGGCCATGCATGTACTCCTGTCCCTGTACCCCAGCAGAGCTACTGTATCCTCACAGAGTACCTGCACCTGGCCCCATGCCTATGGTGTGGGAGCACCTCGTCAGAGTGCCAGCACCCTGGTGATGGCCTCTGTGTGCCTGTGCCCCCATGCAGCTGTTCAGCAGCAGGGTGGCTATGCCCTGACAATCCTCCAGcatgcctgcctgcctgcctgtggaatGCCAATACCTGGCCCAGGGCCTGCAGGCGCCTCCGAGTGCTCTTGTCCCTGACCCTGAGAAGAAGgaagcagccccagctgtcagCAGTACGCTTGGGCCGTGATACGCTGTGACACGGGGAAGTGATGCCTGCACAGACAGCCCAGGGGACAAACCCTCAGCCTGAGGCACGCCCTTCCTGAGCGCCGCCTGTTCTCTTGGCCAGTTCCTCACACTCAGACAGAGCTGGCTGTTGTCTCCTGAGGGTGTTGTTGCTGGGAGCCACCACCAAACATCACCCCTGTGGCGAAGTGTGGGGTTCTGGGCAGCCTGGAGCATTCCTGGGCTTTTTTCTGTTGTGACCCTCCCTACGGCAGGCAGAGGACAGCCACAGGAGCCAGGTCTGTGGTAGTGGTGGCCTTGGTGGCCTGTCCTACCCACTTTTTGTGGCTGTTCTGGGTCCAGCCGTGCAGTTGATGTTTGCTGGGCATTACACCAGTCCCTGGGAGTGTCCGTGTCAGGTGGAACCCACTGCCTCgctgccagcacctgcagggTAAAAGGACCCACCTGGatgcttctcctctgctgggTGAAGGAGACCTGGAAaccccagtgctggggctgtggggagcactCAGAGCAGTGCCTGTGGGGGTTTGTCAGCTCCTGCTCACCTGGACATGGCTGGGCAGAGAGGAGGGCTggccctgcccctgctctggcccctgctgctgctgctgctgctgagcctcaCCTGCCTCGCCGTGCTGCACCTGGCTCTGGGTAAGGGCTGAGTGGGGTGCGATGCTCTCTGCAGGGTGGGTGGTGAGCGGGGAGCATCATTCCCCAGGGTGGAGAGGTGGCacctgtggggtgcaggggggtgGAATGCTGTGGGGGCTGTTTCCTGCTTCttaaatgggaagaaaaggtggacttgctgcttctccttttgTGAGGATGATGCCCTTCTGTGCAGATGCTCACTTGGCAAGGGTGAGACCTAGGGTCAGACCTTTGCccttctctgtatttttatttaaccagctgctgtgtgcagagaGGGCATGGCTGCCAGGGGCTTTGGAAGtttctggctggcttggctGAAAGCAGATGGCAGCTTGTGGTTCGGTTTCCCATCCTCGTGCAAGCAGAGCCCCAGACTCACTGGGTTTGTGCTGGGATCACTGGGGAATCCAGACTGGTATCCCAAAGCCACCACCTCACAGACACCCCTTGACAAAGGTCCAGGTAGCCAGGCTGTCCTGCCTGTCCTTTGGAGAGGGTTACAGATCCCTGGGCTTTTCTGGGGACAGCACACTGCTCTAGTACAGTCCATAGTGGAAGAGAGAAGGGCCctcctgtgccccagcccctccctcccaGAGCTTTTGTGGGTCACAGCACGTCTCTATCGGCTCATCCTGAGCTGCAAGCTGGGATTTGTTCCTTTGTGGGGCTGCTTCCCCCCGCTGCCATTATTTACACCCACTGCTATCAGTTCCTGACtatctgcagcacagagggtttgtttaaactgctgctgctgcacttccAGACCGTCTCACGGTCACCAGTTCCTGCTTGGCTCTTCCTGTCAGACGGGTTTGTCTGACTTCCTCCAGGGATGGGTGAAGATGGTGGAATGGGTCTTAGGACTGGTGCCTAGAGGTGTTTCTGCCCTGAAACCAGCAATGGCCATGGCTTGTTCCTGCTTTGTCAGGCTGGGGATTTATGTGGTCTGCCTGGCTGATACCCATTGAAGAGATCTGTGTGTTTGATCCATGCAGGACAGTGAACTCCCCCTCCCAATACTCCATGGCTGATGTGCAGCTCTGAGTTCCTTGGGGAGCTCACTGTGGTGGTGATGCTGCAGCATAGCCATGGACTCAGCCCTTCACCACCAACCCTTGTGCATCTCATTGTCCCAACTCTTTGCAGAGACCACTGCCATGGGTGTGACAGCAActgtgtccccagctctgcctaCCTCCTCAGCACCCATGGAGAGCTCAACACTGCTGCCTACCACTGACTCCACCACCACAGCcaccctcctttcctccagcccTGAAACAGAAGCCTCCACCCCACAGGAGTCCACAGAGACAGGCAACACctcacctcccactgtgcctcCTCCAACCACAACTACAGACGATTCAGCCGAATCTACAGAAGAGTCCTTGGCAACCCTGACAGACACCACAGCCAGCCCTGTCATCAGCACATCAGACCCCATGAGCACTCCGTCTTCAAGCTACCCAGATAGGACCACTCCTGACATCTTCCCCTCAACTATGGAGTTGACTCCAGGTACCCTGACAGTATCTGGGACCCCCAGTGCAGCCATTGGAGGGTTCAGTCGGGGGGCACCTGAAGGCAGGGACATGGTCAGGGTGAAAAATCTCCATAGGAACCCCATGTACTTGGGTGGCTTCACCTAGgcctgtccccagctgcaggagcagacaGCACTAACCTAACATTGCTTTGCCCAGGCACTGAGCCCTCTTCCCCTGCCACCAGCTCAGCCCAGACCTCAGAGGCTACGACCCTCAGCACGCCTACAGAGCTGCCAGCGCTGCCGCCAGCCTGCCCCTCTGGCTCATCCAACACCAGTAAGTGCAGTGCCCGTGGGCATCACCTCCCCCAGCACCGGTGCCTGGGGCCAGTGCAGGGGGTCCTGGAGCCCACTCCTTTTGCTGTGCTCTCAGTGTGGAGGTGCTGATGCTTTGGGGTACATGGGGTTTGCTGTACAGTGAGGGGCTTGTTGTGACAGTGTAGTGTGTCCATGACACAACTAACCTGGGAGGATGTTCCGTGTCTGTGCCAGCACCCCTGGGGAGAGACCCGCAGGtcctctggcacagcccagggttCAAGGGCAATAACCAGAGCCTGGTTTTAATTCCTAGGTGCATCTCACCTCTTTCTGTCGCTGCGGCTAACCACCCCTCTGGACCTGGGGAACACCACGGTGCAGGAGCTGGTGTTGTCCAAGGTGAGGTGTGCAGGAGGGGATCCCACTCTGCATCTGCCAGCTGTGGTTGACTCAGGGAGGGGAATGGCTGCATCTTGCATTGAATGTCATCCAGAGCTCTTTCAGATGAAGGGAGACCCTCCTTTGGCTGCCATAGTCCAGGATAAGGCCCTTTCTATGTGGGGACAGTGGGTAGGAAGCGCCTCTGGCACAGTTTGATGGCTGTTCTTTCCCCCCAGCTCCGTGAGGACCTGCAGACAGCATTCCCGTGTGCTGGCCTGTCACTGGCATGGCGAGGGAAGAGGAGGACTTGACCGCTGCCCCTCGCCTGGCTTGCTCCACCTCGACTGCCGAGccacctgctcccagctcctcactcCATGGTGGTGCAGGCCCCTGGGGAATCCCATACAGCTCCTCTTGAACCTGGGGCTTCCTGTCCTTCTCTTTGTACCCCCagtcccctcctgccccttcccacagCCTGTCTGAAGAGCCTGAGCCCTCCCACCACCCTGCTCCAGACCTGGTTCCTGTGGTGGGAccccctccagctctgctggggggctgggagaaggggaCCCCACAGGACTGGGCTTTTACATCTGAGCTGGCTCAGCCATCAAAgccaccctggggacagaggaaTGAGAGGAAGGAGACCTGAAGCCCCCAGTACTGCTGTTCCCAAGGCTCACCTGCAGTATTGCTGACAGAAGAGAACACCCATGATGGGCAGTAAATAGAAATTCAATGTTTTCTGTGTTGAAGCGAtgacttctttattttccaagtTGCCTTTCCCAATTTTCAGCTTTGCCATCTATTGGAGGTACCGGTGAGGAAAACTGAGTCCCCAGAGCTTTGCGTGGAGAGAAGGGCTCAGTGCTGTCCCCTCCCACGAGGGGCTGCTGCAGACATTCCCAAGGATGGCTCGGCACCCCGGCAGACTGGTGGTCTCTGCTTTGGCGCTCTCTCCCTGTAacaccccacagctgcaggggcagcactGTGGGGCTGTGGAAATCCTGTGGGCTGTGCtccttccctgttttttccagTCCCTAACTAAGGAGACGGCTGCAACGTCTGTCCCCCTGCAGCGAAGTCATTTATTAACTGATTCATTTGCCAGATAAAATCCAACTGAAGCAATTATTAGCCTTAGCAAGCCACCTCACCTGGAgattgaaaactgaaataattagCAAAATGGCCTTGTTGCGTGTCAGGGGTTGTTTTTGGCTGATCCCTGCTTCTCACTGGCAGCCCTCACTGCCCCGGCACAGGGAGGGCTGAGAGGGcgtgtgtggggctgtgggatTCCTAACCTGGGGACTTCTCTCAGGCTGCCTGGATTGTCAGAGGGAGCCAGCAGCTGGACAGGATGGGGAGAGACACCGTGGGATCACCCAGCTGCCTGCCAGTTCAGAGgccctgggagaggctgggctggggctggaggctgtgcccaggcagtTTGTCAGGATGCTCCCATTTGGGGTGCCCCTTGCATTCCAGGGTGGCCCCTTTGCTCTTTAGGATGCTGCCTGGTTTTTGTGGGCTTGTTGGACTCATTGAGACTGGAGAGAGGTCCCTTAGCAGCTGGGCAAGGAGTGGGGGAGCAGGGCAAAGCCTGTTGGAAGgagtccctgtgctggctgcctgGTGGGGTGCTGGGAAAGAAATCCTTGTGGTCTGCCTACGCCTTGGAGCTGGGCCAAGCGTCCTCCCACGTCGCATCCCACTGGGCTGTTTTCTCCGGCTGTTGAATCCATAACTTCAGACCCCAGGACATGGCCGGGTGCCAAGGCCGGGGTAATGGAGCCAAACTGCGTcacaaagggaggaaaaggtCCTGAAGTGCTGGGATGAAAAGGTGACCAGGGTACTCACTGttccctgctggcacagccgCCCTCCACCGTTATTGTGGCTGGGGGACCGTGGGGGGAGGAGATGCTCTGGTCCCCTCTGTCACCAgcctgggagggaggagaggggcaCAGTGGGAGGATGTGGCTCCCTTGGAGTGGTGTCACTGCCCAGGCAGTGgtggcacagagctctgacaAGCCCCCGACACTGCCCATACTCTTCGTGCCTGCTGTCCTTGAGGTGCCACCTTCACCCCATGGCTGCTTGCCTGCCACAGACTGCTGCCCAGAGGGGCTTGGGAGGCTGGATCCAagtcctgctgctttcccagcccaCAAAGGAGTTCTCTGCCTCTTTGCTGTAATGCACTCCAATCTCTCAGCATCGTCCAAAGGAACGAATCTTGTGCCCAACATGACTCACCTTTGGAGGACCTGGCAGCATCATGGGGCATGTCTCAAGTCCCTTGTGAATCAGGTGTCCCTTCCAGTGTCCCCCTTCCCTTCACCCCTGCTGATGGCTATAGCCCAGCTCCCACTCTTTGGCAGGAGGGTGTTGCAACACCCCCAGCAAGCCAAGTCATCCAGAACCTGTGGGGTTGATGGATAACCTGCTTTCCCCTATTGCCACCCCTGAGCCCTCTCCAAATGCCCTTGCCAGGAGGCTGGAGGGGAGCCAGTAGGAGATGCTGTGTTCTCCACAGGACTGGAACAACCAGCCCATTAATTCCAGGAAAGCTGATAAGGCACTATGCTGGGCCATGCTCTGCCATGCTGGATGGTGCAGAGCCCCTGAATGCTGGGATTCATGGAATTGCCCCCTGGCTACAGGCTCCTGAAGGGCTCCAGTGCCCACATGATGCTTTAGTCTTTGGTAGTAGTGGATTAATGACTTTTACAGGAACCAGTGCTTTACCAGGACCTTGGTTTCAGACACAGCAAAAAGATCAATAAAAAGCCCCTTCCCAGAGTGGTAACAGGGTACTGTCCTCAAGATGAGGCATTCCTTAGTGGCTCCAGGCTTTCCTGGGAGGTGTGCCCATGCCTGAACAGAGGGATGAGTTTGGTTTGTCAGCCCCGTGACTCTGCTGGGAGATGGGCATTTCTGGGGGACAGCATGGGCAGGAGTTGCAGGCACAAGGGTCTCCAGACAGTGCTGGCCTCTGTGGAGCACTGACAAGAGCTTGCAGGCAGGCTGGGGCCAGCCCCTCGCTTCAGCTGAGTTGTTTTCCCCTATGCTGAGCAGCATGTTTGCAACAATCCCTGTGGTTCCCACCACATTTTGCACCTCAAACACCATCTGGAGCAACACTCTCCAGTGTCAGCAACCCTGCTGGGGTTGCTTTCCAAAGTGATACAGCATTGTCAGCATGGGCAGGAACCACTCTCCCACGGCAGGTTTACACCTCTCAAATCCTCCATCAGCCCTGGTGTGGTCATTGCTCAGGTGGTCACTGATGCATCAGTCACCACCATCTGCAGTGCTGGTTGCAAGATCCCCAATGCACTGTCCCCCCCACAGCTTTACACCCACAGTGGCATTTTTGGTGGGCAGGTGTTTAGTTCCAGGTGAGTGACACTGCCCTGGTTTATGGTCTGTGCCCGGTTCCCCTGCCGGGGGTACTGCGTGGGTTTTACAGGACGGGGTTTGCTCAGCCATGACTTGGCCTCCCCCGGCACTTCCCCGTCCGCAGTGCCCGCTGGAGGGTCGGCTGTCACTTGATGTGCTGCCTGCCCGACTCCAGCGGGACACTGTGTACTGCCTAACACCCCTCATAACACTTTGCAGGAGTTGCCTGGGGACATTTTTGAAGTGTTTAATTGACTACAAAACCATGTAGTGGTGGGAGTTTGCATAATGCTGTTCAcaggagagctggcagcagttTCCAAGGGGGTGTGCAGGAATTGCTGctcaaggaggaggaggggggtgAGACATAGGGGTGAAGTGACTCAGGGGATCCCCACAGCAGGGAAGTGGGTCTGGGtctgttccttttcctgctccatcTTCTGGAGATGCTGGTCCAGCCTTGCAGAGAAGCCTCCCTGGACCATTTAccccctcccagcaccccagcactgctgtgcccagACTGAGGTGCAGGTTTCAAACCCCACTGGGTGTGCTGGGGCTCTGAAGAGGGATCCCCAGTGCTTCTAGGGGCAGCTGAGCACTATGGAGCTTAAATGACGCCCCAGAGCCTGACCCCAGCCATGCTTCTCCCTGCTTTATaacctgcctctgctccaggggagCCAAGCGTCCTGCCTTGCCCTGGGCTGACACATGGCTCAGCTGGTGATTTTAGTGTCCATGGTGTCCTCACAGGCATGGTGACACCAGCTGGCATTGCCCTGTCACCACCACACACTGGTCTACAGCCCCATACCCTGCATATGGAGCAGgttctgtggggtctgtggggtgaCTGCTATGGGGAACAGGTTCTGTGGGGTGACTGCCATGCCACTGTTGGCAGTGCCGAAcactgctctgggctcagcttCACTTTctggtgctggcagcccagggagctgtACCAGGCTGAGCCCAGGAGAGAGCCTGGGGAGATGTGGGTTGCTGCAGGGTGGGCTTTGGGTacacccagcccctgccccagctgagcagggcaTCCAGCCCTTGGGAAGGGGAGGGCTCGACCGGAAGGGAAGGGTGACAGGGACATTGGAGGGAAGGGAGCGGGGGCGGGAGAGGACGTCGGTAACCTGCCTCCTTCTGCCATCCCTATAAAtaggagggagcaggagcacctGTGGgactccagctctgcaggagaggcaggcagggagggacggagggagctgctccttgctgctctctcctccctTTGAGCTTCCTAGTGCTCTGCCTGTGTGGAGGCCTGAGGCATGGGGACCAGGGGATGGACGCTCTCCACCTTGCTGGGATGCTGCACATGGATTCTGCACGGTATGTCCTATATTCTTCTGCTAGCCCATGTGCTACCCGAGCCCTCTCAGGGTGCAGCAGGTACACTGTGAGATGCTTTTCACTCCTGGCTGTACTGGAAACTCCTCTTATGACCAGTCCTTGCAAGGCATTGCAGccaaagagctggaaaagcatTTTACAGGGCAGGCATCACCCCGAGGGGCTGCTTGCAGGTGTGGAGCCGTGGGAGAGATGAGGGCCCAGCCCTGaagcctgcaggcagctgtgtgCCCCTCCAGCAAAGGAGCCAAGGCAAgccagctggcagagcaggaccCAGGGATGCTCCCATCCCTCCCACATCCCAGGGAAGAGCAAATGCTGGTGGCTGCATGCTGGGGCCCCTCTTGCACAAACTTCCCATGAATGGGTGTGTGGGGTAGATGGTGTTTCCTGCTCCACATTGAAGAATTAAGTTAAAACAGTGATTTAACGGGGTGAGTGGGCCAGACTAAACTGGGATGACTTGACTGGTGTGCCTTGTTTTCCCTGAGATGGGGACAGAAGCTGCTGAGCTCCTTTGGCTGAGGGGCCTGGTACAAAGAGTCTTTTCCAGCCAGGAAAGATGACACTGAAGCAGCCTGCCAGGAAAGGGAATGTGGGTCTAGCAGAGGATGGACCCCTCGAGGACTGGTCTGGCACAGTTAATATT is part of the Vidua chalybeata isolate OUT-0048 chromosome 10, bVidCha1 merged haplotype, whole genome shotgun sequence genome and harbors:
- the LOC128792690 gene encoding mucin-5AC-like isoform X1 — translated: MSRAKGGLPLLLLSLAVLDLPLGTTAMDMTDPTSLTLPTSLRPTETMAPLPNTSSSTAATFTSSPPATSTPQMPMDAFTSSASTAQQSSLAAYHITTPQARGSTAHSTPVSPGLGPTTSSTPAGLGLPTTSTPTPTSMAMTPIGDKTTTFTSVGTSTALAASSFGAEMSMLPPSTSTLLSSTGVGTTLGTSTHQEPAMTALLGSTSPGTSTTSSSTPPEVTDTLDGPLTTSSDTMTSLVTTTEVPGTTPGTSTPREPETSSDTAETTAMGVTATVSPALPTSSAPMESSTLLPTTDSTTTATLLSSSPETEASTPQESTETGNTSPPTVPPPTTTTDDSAESTEESLATLTDTTASPVISTSDPMSTPSSSYPDRTTPDIFPSTMELTPGTEPSSPATSSAQTSEATTLSTPTELPALPPACPSGSSNTSASHLFLSLRLTTPLDLGNTTVQELVLSKLREDLQTAFPCAGLSLAWRGKRRT
- the LOC128792690 gene encoding uncharacterized protein LOC128792690 isoform X2, which produces MAGQRGGLALPLLWPLLLLLLLSLTCLAVLHLALETTAMGVTATVSPALPTSSAPMESSTLLPTTDSTTTATLLSSSPETEASTPQESTETGNTSPPTVPPPTTTTDDSAESTEESLATLTDTTASPVISTSDPMSTPSSSYPDRTTPDIFPSTMELTPGTEPSSPATSSAQTSEATTLSTPTELPALPPACPSGSSNTSASHLFLSLRLTTPLDLGNTTVQELVLSKLREDLQTAFPCAGLSLAWRGKRRT